A window of Nitrospinota bacterium contains these coding sequences:
- a CDS encoding glycosyltransferase family 4 protein — translation MRSWKGYDFFVDSVPIVLENFPDSKFVIVGTGPGYESILKRIKDRGLEKSIFALGHREDIPEIMAALDIHCVASFAVEGTTQVIPQAFAMKTPVVAARTPSIPPILGNGEWGILVEPKNSLDMADGILKLLKNPELAQSMTDKAYTFCKNELSIDTMMEKTIAVYNEVLNESHL, via the coding sequence ATTCGCAGCTGGAAAGGCTATGATTTTTTCGTAGATTCCGTTCCCATTGTTTTAGAAAATTTTCCAGACTCAAAATTTGTCATTGTCGGCACAGGACCGGGATACGAATCCATTCTCAAACGTATTAAAGACCGCGGCCTTGAAAAATCAATATTCGCACTGGGACACCGGGAAGACATCCCGGAAATTATGGCAGCTTTAGATATTCATTGCGTAGCTTCTTTTGCCGTAGAAGGAACGACACAGGTAATCCCTCAAGCCTTTGCCATGAAAACTCCTGTTGTTGCTGCTCGCACCCCCTCAATCCCCCCTATCCTGGGAAATGGAGAATGGGGTATTTTAGTAGAACCTAAAAACTCACTAGACATGGCCGATGGAATTTTAAAACTTTTAAAAAACCCTGAGTTGGCACAGTCAATGACTGACAAGGCCTACACTTTTTGTAAAAATGAATTGAGCATTGATACAATGATGGAAAAAACTATTGCCGTTTATAATGAGGTCCTGAACGAGTCTCATCTTTAA